A DNA window from Impatiens glandulifera chromosome 7, dImpGla2.1, whole genome shotgun sequence contains the following coding sequences:
- the LOC124945622 gene encoding tropinone reductase homolog, translated as MASNEGLSSREQRWSLKGMTALVTGGTRGIGYAIVEELAGFGAIVHTCSRNQTELNQRIQEWENKGFKVTGSTCDLFEIGQREELIKTVSFLFHGKLNILVNNAATTMLKWATEVTMEDWSHIIGTNLESPYHLTQLAQPLLKASGRGSVVFVSSVAGLRALPALSPYASAKAAINQLTKNLACEWAKDNIRVNAVAPWGVKTTITKQEEVDPSISALFGKLIMQTPLPRIAEPEEISSIIGFLCLPAASYLTGQVICVDGGYTAGAF; from the exons atgGCGTCCAATGAAGGATTGAGCAGTAGAGAACAAAGATGGTCTTTGAAGGGCATGACAGCTTTGGTCACTGGAGGAACCCGAGGAATAGG gtATGCCATAGTGGAGGAACTAGCAGGATTTGGTGCAATAGTTCATACATGTTCCAGGAACCAAACAGAGCTTAATCAAAGGATTCAAGAATGGGAAAACAAAGGATTTAAGGTGACCGGTTCCACATGTGACTTGTTTGAGATAGGACAAAGAGAAGAACTCATCAAGACTGTTTCATTCCTCTTCCATGGAAAACTCAACATCCTT GTAAATAATGCTGCAACAACAATGCTTAAATGGGCAACAGAAGTGACAATGGAGGATTGGTCCCATATAATTGGAACAAACCTAGAATCCCCATATCATTTGACTCAACTTGCTCAACCACTCCTCAAAGCATCTGGCCGAGGAAGTGTTGTCTTTGTCTCTTCTGTCGCGGGTCTTAGGGCTCTTCCTGCTCTTTCTCCCTATGCCTCGGCTAAAGCTGCCATTAACCAACTTACTAAGAACTTGGCATGTGAATGGGCAAAGGACAACATTCGGGTAAATGCTGTCGCGCCTTGGGGAGTCAAAACCACCATTACCAAACAG GAAGAAGTTGATCCATCGATTAGTGCTTTGTTTGGAAAACTGATCATGCAAACTCCTCTACCTCGAATAGCCGAGCCAGAAGAAATTTCATCAATAATAGGATTCCTTTGCCTTCCTGCTGCTTCTTACCTTACTGGACAAGTCATTTGTGTTGATGGAGGATACACTGCTGGTGCATTCTAA